The following nucleotide sequence is from Gemmatimonadaceae bacterium.
CGCACTGTGCGCGTTCGCCCTCGCTGCGGCGGCGATCGCCGCCTGCTCCAACAGCACCAGCCCCGGGAGCTTTCTGTCGCTCACCGGTTCATATGCCCTGCGCGCGGTGAACGAGTCGCCGCTCCCTTACCCGAACGGCCCCTCGATCATCGTCCGCGGCACGTTGACCATCCAGTCCTCCGCCAACTACTCGTTCACCGAGGTGGACAGCGCGGCCGGCGGCACCACGCAGCTCACGTCGAGCGGCACGTGGAGCATGCAGAACAACGCGATGTCGCTCCGCGACGCCAACGGCGCGCTGTATCTGGCCGCCGTGTCGGGAAGCACCGACACGATCCGCGTGCAGATCTCCACCCACGTGAGCATGTACGTGCGGCAGTAAGGCGTCGTGTCCCCGCCTGTCCCTCTCTCCCCTCCGCCCCCACTCCAGATGTCCCACGCTCGCGCTGTCCTCGCCGCCGCACTGCTGGCGCTCCCCGCCCTGCTCCCCGCCCAGGAAACCCCCACCGAGCGCGATGCCGCGCGCGACGTGGTGCGCACGCTCGACTCGCTGGAGCACTCGCTGGCCATTCCCGCGTTGACGGCCAGGCTCACCGGCCCCGACGCCGCGCGCGACCAGGTGGTGGCGCGCGCCGCGGAGTTGATGAACACGGAACTGCTGGCGATGGGCGACGACATCACCAGCCATCCCGAGATCGGCTTCACCGAGACGCGGTCGGTGAAGATCCTCACCGACTGGCTCACGAGGCACGATTTCGACGTCACGATGGGGGTGGCGGGCCTGCCCACGGCGTTCGTGGCCCGCTACAAGCACAACGCGGGCGCCCCCAATCTGGGCGTGATCGTCGAGTACGATGCCCTGCGCGGCACCAAGGGCGCCTTCCACGGCGACCAGCACAGCACCCAGGGCCCGATCGGACTCGCCGCCGCGGTGGCGATCGCCGAATACCTCACGCGCACGCACACGCCCGGCAGCGTGACCGTGTTCGGGACCCCGGGCGAGGAGATGATGCCGCCGGTGGCGAAGACGGTGATGTACGACGCGGGGGTGTTCACGGGCATGGATGTCATCGTGCGCAGCCATTCGAGCAGCACCACCAGCCGGCCGGCCGCCGGATTCGGCACCTGCTGCATGAACATCAACGGCACCAGGTACACGTTCAGCGGCGCGCCGGCGCACCAGCTCACGGCATGGAACGGCCGCAATGCGCTCACGGCGGTGATCCACTTCTTCGACAACGTGGACGGCATCCGGAGCAACCTGCGCCCGGAGGCCCGCATCCAGGGAGTGATCACCGAAGGCGGCGCGGCGCCCAACGTGGTGCCCGACCGCGCGGCGGCGGACTTCTACATCCGCTACCCCGACGAGGTCTATCTGGCACAGGAGACCGAGATGGTGGACAACGCGGCGCGTGCCGCGGCGCTCGCCACCGGCACCAAGGTCAAGATCGATCACTACGGCAAGCTCCGCGACGGCATCGGCGTGGGCACGCTCGACGAGCTGGCGTTCGCATACATGAAGAAGTACGGCGCCACCAACGTGCAGCCGGAGCCCGGCAAGCCGCAGGGCTTCGAGGAGACGGGCAGCGTCTCGATGGACATTCCCGGCGCGCAGTTCACCTCGCAGACATCGTTGGCGCCCAACCACACCTACGAGATGCTGGCCGACGCCACGGCGCCGATCGGCCACCACGGCTTCACGGTGGACGCGCAGGCGATGAGCGCGCTGCTCTACGACTTTGCCACGCACGCCGAGTACCGGGCCGCGGTGAAGCAGGAGTTCGAGACGATCCGGGGGCTGCACGCCCGGTACCTGCAGGAACTCGAGCAGGTGTACACGGTGCCCAAGGTGCCCGACCCGCGGTGACCGCGGCCACGGGAACCTTCCCGCGTCCGGTGTATTGATAGAACACGGACGCGGGGCCATCTCGCCCCGCCGCATCGGTGAGGCTCCATGACTCGCGTCGTGTCCCGCGGACTTCTCCTCATCGGAGTGGCCATTCCCATGTTCAGCGCCCTGTCGTGCAGCGCGGCCAGCGCCGCCGTCACCATTCCCGATCCGGCGGTGGACGCGCCGCTGGCCCACGCCGAGGGCCAGGAGACCG
It contains:
- a CDS encoding peptidase dimerization domain-containing protein, which translates into the protein MSHARAVLAAALLALPALLPAQETPTERDAARDVVRTLDSLEHSLAIPALTARLTGPDAARDQVVARAAELMNTELLAMGDDITSHPEIGFTETRSVKILTDWLTRHDFDVTMGVAGLPTAFVARYKHNAGAPNLGVIVEYDALRGTKGAFHGDQHSTQGPIGLAAAVAIAEYLTRTHTPGSVTVFGTPGEEMMPPVAKTVMYDAGVFTGMDVIVRSHSSSTTSRPAAGFGTCCMNINGTRYTFSGAPAHQLTAWNGRNALTAVIHFFDNVDGIRSNLRPEARIQGVITEGGAAPNVVPDRAAADFYIRYPDEVYLAQETEMVDNAARAAALATGTKVKIDHYGKLRDGIGVGTLDELAFAYMKKYGATNVQPEPGKPQGFEETGSVSMDIPGAQFTSQTSLAPNHTYEMLADATAPIGHHGFTVDAQAMSALLYDFATHAEYRAAVKQEFETIRGLHARYLQELEQVYTVPKVPDPR